In Candidatus Eisenbacteria bacterium, the DNA window CGCGAGCGCGTCGAAGGCCATGATGAGCCCGACGATCGTGCCGAGAAGCCCGAGAAGCGTCGCGAGGTTCGCCGCGACCGCGAGGAGCGAGATCCTCCGGTGCACGACCGGGATCTCGCCGAGGTACGCCTCGTCGAGAAGACTCTGCAGCTCCTCCGGACGATGGCCGTGCCGCACGCCGAGCACGCTCCGCGCGACGCGCCCGAACGGAGTCCGGCTCCGATCCGCCACCGCCCGCGCTTCCTCGATCCTCCGATCCTTGACGAGGCGTGCCGTGTGGTCGAAGAGATCCCGGTCCCCCCGCGAGGCGCGGTGGAGGAAGATCGCCTTCTCGATCGTCACGGTGGCGGCGAACGCGCTCACGAGGAGGATCGCCCACATGAAGGGCGCACCGACCCCCGAGAACGCGTTCCCGGCGAACTGGAGAAGGCGTCCGATCTCCCCGGCCGAGGCGGCGGGCGCGGTCCCCCCGGCGAGGGAGACCCCTTCCGCGGCCGCGCGGCCCGCCGCAGCGAGAAGCCCGAACAGGACGCAATCCAGCGATCTCTTCATGACGGTCACTCCCTTCGCGCGAACCGGACCCTCGGGTCCTAGCCGCGCCGCTGTCGATCCATCAGACATAAAGTTTCCTTGTCGAAGGCCGCCTTGTCGATCGGCGGAAGCTCCGCGGCGGCAAGATCCCGCCGGAGCGGAAAGAGCT includes these proteins:
- a CDS encoding MotA/TolQ/ExbB proton channel family protein, whose product is MKRSLDCVLFGLLAAAGRAAAEGVSLAGGTAPAASAGEIGRLLQFAGNAFSGVGAPFMWAILLVSAFAATVTIEKAIFLHRASRGDRDLFDHTARLVKDRRIEEARAVADRSRTPFGRVARSVLGVRHGHRPEELQSLLDEAYLGEIPVVHRRISLLAVAANLATLLGLLGTIVGLIMAFDALANVPAAQRTAALAAGISVAMATTGLGLLVAIPSLAAHGLLGARADRLVEEAESRLAVLTNLLQEWNRTPQADPYEESKTGVRAREERLVDFVVSGDMK